Genomic DNA from Kiloniellales bacterium:
GAAGTAGGACCGAGGAACAGCCATGCCCCGTCGTCACCGCGCCGAGAAGCGGGAAGTCCTGCCGGACGCCAAGTTCGGCGACGTCGTCCTCACCAAGTTCATGAACAGCCTCATGCTCGACGGCAAGAAGTCGGTCGCCGAGGGAATCGTCTACAGCGCCTTCGACCGCATCCAGCAGCGCTCGAGCCAGGACCCGATCCGGGTCTTCCACGAGGCGCTGGGCAACGTGAAGCCGGACCTGGAGGTGCGCTCGCGCCGCGTCGGCGGCGCGACCTACCAGGTGCCGGTCGAGGTGCGCTCCGAACGGGCCCAGGCGCTCGGCATCCGCTGGCTCATCGGGGCCGCGCGCGGGCGCTCGGAGAAGACCATGTCGGAGCGCCTGGCCGGCGAGCTGATGGACGCTTCGAACAACCGCGGCACGGCGGTCAAGAAGCGCGAAGACACCCACCGCATGGCGGAGGCCAACAAGGCCTTCTCGCACTACCGCTGGTAGCCCGGACGGCAGAATAGAGAGAGCGGACCCATGGCCCGAAGCACCAAAC
This window encodes:
- the rpsG gene encoding 30S ribosomal protein S7; translation: MPRRHRAEKREVLPDAKFGDVVLTKFMNSLMLDGKKSVAEGIVYSAFDRIQQRSSQDPIRVFHEALGNVKPDLEVRSRRVGGATYQVPVEVRSERAQALGIRWLIGAARGRSEKTMSERLAGELMDASNNRGTAVKKREDTHRMAEANKAFSHYRW